Genomic segment of Novipirellula artificiosorum:
GCGCACCTACAACGCAAGGAGAGCGGACGTGCGATTTATCTGCAAAGCGGCCATTTTCGTGGCCATCGTTAGCATGACAACCGTAGGGTCCAACGAGGCTTCGGCTCAGGGAGCTTCGGCTCAAGGAGTTTCAGCGTCCAGCGGGCACCGTGTTGCGGTCGTTGATGTCGCCTTCATCTTTAAGAACCATGCTGCCATCAAGGCTCAGGTGGAAGCGGTTGAACGTGACCTAAAAAACTACGACGCGCAATTGCAAGTCAAGCGTGAAGAGTTGAAACAGGCTGCGGAAAAGCTGAAGTCGTACAAGGTGGGATCACCGGAGTACACGGCGCTCGAAGAGCAAGTTGCGACGATGGAATCGAAGCTGCGCCTCAACATGGCTCATAAGCGAAAAGAGCTAGCGGATGCGGAAGCCCGAATCTACTACGAGAATTACCAGCGAATCTCGGCGGCTGTCAAACGATTGGCGGAGTACCACAAGATCAATTTGGTTCTTCGCTACAACAGCGAAGAGATGGACCTGGAAAAAGGCGAATCGGTCATCCGTGGCGTCATGAAGAACATTGTCTTTCACGATGCAGGGATCGACATGACCGTTGGCGTGATGAAGCTCTTGGATCAACAAGCGGCTGAAGAGAACATCGCAACGGGCGGTCCAACCACGGCCCCCGCAACGCAAAGCCGATAATCGTTCGGGCCGCAGCGCCCGACCATGGTTATCAAGATTCAATCGTCATCACGCAACGTCGTGTTGACATGGCTACCCACGGGTCGGTGCTTCACGCCATTGTGTTTCACCGATCGGTGCATCCATTAAACAAGACTGTCACAAGGAAGTGACGGTATATTCGGAAGGGAGACCGAGCGTGACCCCTTCACGCAACGAACACACTATCGCCGTCTCGTGTGAGGTCCGCGGCCGAGGCTATTGGAGCGGACAGGACGTCCGCGTCGTCATGAATCCAGCTCCGGCGGGCACCGGAATCTGCTTGATCCGTTCCGACTTACCGTCGGCACCCTGTTGTCCGGCAACGGTTGAGCATCGTCATGATGCCAACCTGCGAACCATTCTGCAGTTGGGCGACGCTCGGTTTGAAATGATCGAGCATCTGATGGCTGCCTTGGTTGGACTGGAAATCGACAACTGTTTTGTCGAAATCGATGCCGAGGAGTTGCCGGGGCTTGATGGCAGCAGTGCCGCCTTTGTCGAGTCTTTGCGGCAC
This window contains:
- a CDS encoding OmpH family outer membrane protein; translated protein: MRFICKAAIFVAIVSMTTVGSNEASAQGASAQGVSASSGHRVAVVDVAFIFKNHAAIKAQVEAVERDLKNYDAQLQVKREELKQAAEKLKSYKVGSPEYTALEEQVATMESKLRLNMAHKRKELADAEARIYYENYQRISAAVKRLAEYHKINLVLRYNSEEMDLEKGESVIRGVMKNIVFHDAGIDMTVGVMKLLDQQAAEENIATGGPTTAPATQSR